From Lycium ferocissimum isolate CSIRO_LF1 chromosome 12, AGI_CSIRO_Lferr_CH_V1, whole genome shotgun sequence, one genomic window encodes:
- the LOC132040220 gene encoding pre-mRNA-splicing factor cwc22-like, whose amino-acid sequence MEESIEYQKKSWIALKKSINGFLNKINKANIKHIVPELFSENLIRGRGLFCRSIMKSQLCSPVFTDVFAALVAIINTKFPQIGELLCKRMILQLQKANNNKTHTLATVKFIAHLVNQQVLHELIALELVTLLLDKPTADSVDVAVCFVKECGSMLQDLCPLGLHGIFERFRGILHEGKIDKRVQFLIEDLFALRKHKFPPAVTPELDLVDQEDQLTHEISLGDKVDPQIELDIFNPDPNFVENENKYEELQKRILGGSDDQEEEEEDDSEAEDEEEEESDCLGNRATPTQLRIEDETETNLINLRRTIYLTIMSSVDFEEAGHKLMKMKLEPGEEMELCIMLLECCSQERTYLKYYGLLGQRLCMINKLHQKNFEESFVQQYSMIHRLETNKLRNVAKFFAHLLGTDALPWHVLAYLRLTEEDTTSSSRIFIKILFQELSEQLGIRMLNERLTDPDMQESFESIFPKDNPKNTRFAINFFTSIGLGGITENLREYLKNMPRLILKQDKRVSRSGESDGESDDHQRKRRRRS is encoded by the coding sequence ATGGAGGAAAGCATAGAGTACCAGAAAAAGAGTTGGATTGCTTTGAAAAAGAGCATAAATGGTTTTctaaacaaaatcaataaagcCAACATAAAACACATAGTTCCAGAATTGTTTAGTGAGAATTTAATACGTGGTAGGGGTTTGTTTTGCAGATCAATTATGAAATCACAATTATGTTCTCCAGTTTTTACTGATGTTTTTGCAGCTTTAGTTGCAATTATCAACACCAAATTCCCACAAATTGGTGAACTTTTGTGTAAAAGAATGATTCTACAACTACAAAAAGCTAACAACAATAAAACTCATACATTAGCTACAGTTAAGTTCATTGCTCATCTTGTTAATCAACAAGTTTTGCATGAACTTATAGCTCTTGAATTGGTTACACTTTTACTTGATAAACCAACAGCTGATAGTGTTGATGTTGCTGTTTGTTTTGTTAAGGAATGTGGTTCTATGCTTCAAGATTTGTGTCCTTTAGGATTACATGGTATTTTCGAGCGATTTCGAGGTATACTTCATGaaggaaaaattgataaaaggGTTCAGTTTTTAATTGAAGATCTTTTTGCATTAAGGAAACACAAGTTTCCACCTGCTGTAACTCCTGAACTTGACCTTGTTGATCAAGAAGATCAATTAACACATGAAATATCTCTTGGTGATAAAGTTGACCCACAAATCGAATTGGATATTTTCAATCCTGACCCCAATTTCGTCGAAAACGAaaacaagtatgaagaattacAGAAGAGGATATTAGGTGGTAGTGATGATcaagaggaggaggaagaagacgACAGTGAGGCTGAAGACGAAGAGGAAGAAGAATCTGATTGCCTGGGGAACCGTGCCACCCCCACACAACTAAGGATTGAAGATGAGACAGAGACAAACTTGATCAATCTACGAAGGACGATTTACTTGACAATTATGTCGAGTGTTGATTTTGAAGAAGCAGGGCATAAGCTGATGAAGATGAAACTAGAGCCTGGTGAGGAGATGGAGTTATGCATAATGTTATTGGAATGCTGTAGTCAGGAAAGGACTTATCTCAAATACTATGGACTTTTGGGACAGCGGTTATGCATGATCAACAAACTTCACCAGAAGAATTTCGAGGAATCATTCGTGCAGCAATACTCGATGATCCACAGACTTGAAACTAATAAACTGCGCAATGTGGCTAAGTTTTTTGCTCATTTACTTGGTACTGATGCACTGCCTTGGCATGTTTTGGCTTATTTAAGATTGACGGAAGAGGATACTACTTCTTCGTCTCGTATATTCATCAAAATCCTGTTCCAGGAGTTGTCAGAGCAACTTGGCATTCGTATGTTGAATGAGCGCCTTACTGACCCCGATATGCAAGAGTCGTTTGAGTCAATATTTCCAAAGGACAATCCGAAAAATACGAGGTTTGCtatcaacttcttcacttcaatTGGTCTAGGTGGGATAACTGAAAATCTGCGAGAGTATCTGAAGAACATGCCAAGGCTTATCTTGAAGCAAGACAAGCGTGTTTCGAGATCAGGTGAATCAGATGGTGAAAGTGATGATCATCAaaggaagaggaggaggagaagttAG
- the LOC132039989 gene encoding probable xyloglucan endotransglucosylase/hydrolase protein 23 — MASFSSSKLVILLMICVMVSAFGVAIGGKFNEEFEITWGDGRAKILNNGDLLTLSLDKISGSGFQSKNEYLFGKIDMQLKLVPGNSAGTVTAYYLSSQGPTHDEIDFEFLGNLSGDPYTLHTNVFSQGKGNREQQFHLWFDPTADFHTYSITWNPQRIIFYVDGTPIREYKNAESIGVSYPKEQPMRIYSSLWNADDWATRGGLVKTDWSQAPFSASYRNFNANACIPKTPSSSSCSSNSATSTSNSWLNEELDNTSQERLKWVQKNYMVYNYCTDTKRFPQGFPADCVQNN; from the exons AtggcttctttttcttcttctaaattAGTAATACTACTTATGATATGTGTTATGGTTAGTGCTTTTGGTGTTGCTATTGGAGGTAAATTTAATGAAGAATTTGAAATAACATGGGGTGATGGCAGGGCAAAAATACTCAACAATGGAGACCTTTTAACTCTATCACTTGACAAAATATCTGGTTCTGGTTTTCAATCCAAGAATGAATATCTTTTTGGTAAAATAGACATGCAGCTCAAACTTGTACCTGGTAACTCTGCTGGCACTGTCACTGCTTACTAT TTGTCATCACAAGGACCAACACATGATGAGATAGATTTTGAGTTCTTGGGGAATCTAAGCGGTGATCCTTATACTCTGCATACTAATGTATTTAGTCAAGGCAAAGGCAACAGAGAGCAGCAATTTCATCTCTGGTTTGACCCAACTGCTGATTTTCACACCTATTCCATCACCTGGAATCCACAACGCATCAT ATTTTATGTAGATGGAACACCCATTAGAGAATACAAAAATGCAGAGTCAATTGGAGTGTCATATCCCAAAGAGCAACCAATGAGGATATACTCAAGTTTATGGAATGCAGATGATTGGGCTACAAGAGGAGGACTTGTTAAAACTGATTGGAGTCAAGCACCCTTTAGTGCTTCTTACAGAAACTTCAATGCGAATGCTTGTATTCCCAAGACtccatcatcatcttcttgCAGTTCCAATTCTGCAACTTCAACAAGCAATTCATGGTTGAATGAAGAGTTGGATAACACAAGCCAAGAGAGGTTGAAATGGGTGCAGAAGAATTACATGGTTTACAATTATTGCACTGATACAAAGAGGTTTCCACAAGGATTTCCAGCTGATTGTGTTCAAAACAACTAA